From Triticum urartu cultivar G1812 chromosome 2, Tu2.1, whole genome shotgun sequence, a single genomic window includes:
- the LOC125535399 gene encoding uncharacterized protein LOC125535399: MQPITKESRHWSLKPITFDHQDYSRSIRNAGWTALVLDPIIDGFHFTQVLMDGDSALNLLYQDTVRKMGMDPTKMRHSNTSFKGVMPGPDAHCTGSLLLEVMFGSPDNFRREKLTFHIAPFSSGYQALLGREAFARFNAIPHYASLTLKMPGPRGIISLKGKLRPQTRLGESGANL; encoded by the exons ATGCAGCCTATCACAAAGGAGTCTCGCCACTGGtcgttaaaaccgatcaccttcgaccatcaggattactctagaagtatccggaatgCAGGTTGGAccgccttggtattagatccgaTAATCGACGGATTCCACTTTACacaagtcctgatggacggcgacagtgctctaaacctgctatatcaggacacagtccgcaaaatggggatggACCCAACAAAAATGCGCCATAGCAACACttcctttaaaggagtaatgccaggcccggatgcccatTGCACGGGTTCCCTCCTGCTAGAAGTAATGTTCGgttcccccgataacttccgccgcgaaaagctaaccttccacatcgccccattttcaagtggctatcaagcactactgggacgcgaagctttcgcccgctttaacgcaataccgcattatgcatctctcacgcttaagatgcccggcccacgaggcatcatctcactAAAGGGAAA attaagaccacaaACACGGCTAGGCGAGTCTGGAGCAAACTTATAA